The genomic segment GAGCCGCGCTGCGCCGAACACGAGTAGCGGCGCGCCGGCCGCGAGCAGCGCCAGTCCGACCACGAACAGGCCGACGTGTTCCACAAGATAGCCCCTGAGAATGAGCCGCACGACGAACCCGTTCCGGTCCGCCGTTGTCCCTTTCTGGCCGCGGGTTTCGCCCGCACATAAGCCAACCTCACGATACCCGCACACGAAGGCGACCCGATGCCGAGCTACCAACCCGCCGACGTCGAACGTCGGTGGCAGCAGTTCTGGGAAACGAACAAGACGTTCCGCACGCCGGACCCCGGCGACCCTGCGGCGGCCGGGAAGCCGAAGTATTACATCCTGGACATGTTCCCCTATCCCAGCGGGGCCGGGCTGCACGTCGGGCACCCCGAAGGGTACACCGCGACCGACATTCTGGCCCGCTACAAGCGGATGGCCGGCTTTCACGTCCTGCACCCGATGGGCTGGGACGCCTACGGCCTGCCCGCCGAGCAGTACGCGGTGAAGATGAACGTTCACCCGCGGATTACGACGCGGAACAACATCGATACGTTCCGCCGGCAGATCAAATCGCTGGGCTTCTCTTACGATTGGGACCGCGAGGTTGATACCACCGATCCGAACTACTTCGCCTGGACACAGTGGATCTTCCTGACGATCTACGACACGTGGTACGACCCGATTGCCAAGAAAGGCCGCCCGATTGCGGATCTGCCCGTCCCCGAAGACGTGCGGAAGCTGGGCGCCGCCGCGACCCGCAAGTATCAGGACGGCCACCGCCTCGCGTATCAGGCCGAAGTGCCGGTGAACTGGTGCCCCGCGATGGGCACGGTGCTGGCGAACGAAGAGGTCATTGACGGCAAATCGGAGGTCGGCGGCTTCCCCGTCGAGCGCCGGCCGCTGCGCCAGTGGTTGATGCGGATCACCGCCTACGCCGAGCGCCTGTTGGAGGACCTGGAGCCGCTGGACTGGTCGCACTCCATCAAGGAGATGCAGCGGAACTGGATCGGCAAGAGCGAGGGCGCGGAGGTCGATTTCCGGCTGGCGGACGGCACCGAATCGATCCGCGTCTTCACCACCCGCCCGGACACGCTGTACGGCGCGACGTACATGGTGCTGTCGCCGGAGCACCCGCTGGTCGCGAAGATCACCACGCCCGAACACGCGGCGGCGGTGAAGGCGTACCAGGAGGCCGCGGCGCGCAAGAGCGACTTCGAGCGCACCGAAACGGCGAAGAAGAAGACCGGCGTGTTCACCGGCGCGTATGCGATCAATCCGGTCCACAGCGAATCGATCCCGATCTGGATCGCAGACTACGTGCTGGCGACCTACGGCACCGGCGCGATCATGGCCGTGCCCGCTCACGACGAGCGCGACTTCGCGTTCGCCAAGGAGTTCGGTCTGCCCATCGTCACCGTCGTCCGCCCACCCGACGAATGGCTGGCGAAGACTCACAGCACTGTGGCTGATCTGAAGGAGCCCTTCTGCGACGAGGGGATCGCGGTCAACTCCGGACGGCTGACGGGATTACCCACCGCCGACGCCAAGCGGGCCATCGCGGTGACGCTGGAATCGAGTGGGCTGGGGCACCGGCGCGTGAACTACAAACTGCGCGACTGGCTGTTCAGCCGGCAGCGCTACTGGGGCGAACCGTTCCCGGTGCTGCACGGCGAGGACGGCGGGACCGTCACGCTGGCCCCGGGCAGCCTGCCGCTGGTCCCGCCGGACCTGGAAGACTTCAAGCCGACCGGCACTCCCGAAGGGCCGCTGTCGAAGGCGACCGACTGGGTACACGTGAGCATCGGTGGCAAGGACTACAAGCGCGAGACGAACACGATGCCCCAGTGGGCGGGGTCGTGCTGGTACTTCCTGCGCTACATCGACCCCCGGAACGCGTCGGCGTTCGCCGACCCGGCGAAGCTGGCGTACTGGCTACCGGTCGATCTTTATGTTGGCGGGGCCGAGCACGCGGTCCTGCACCTGCTGTACGCGCGGTTCTGGCACAAGGTGCTGTTCGACCGCGGTTACTTGCCGTGCCCGGAGCCGTTCCAGCGGTTGGTGAACCAGGGCATGATCCTGGGGGAGTACGAGTACCACATCACCCCGGAGGTCTACGCGGCGAACAAGGACAAACTGGCCGAACTGAACCTGGTCGCGGTTCACGTTCCCAAGAAGGAAGACGACGACAAAGAGAGTTACGTCCTGCGCGCACCGGGAGCAGGAGGGACTTCAGTTCCGCTGCCCGACGAGATGATCGAGAAGCGGAAGGGAAAAACGTATCTGAAAGCGACCGACATCGACCTGAACGGCCGGGCGGAAAAGATGTCGAAGAGCCGGGGGAACGTCGTGAACCCGGACGACATTGTGACGGAGTACGGCGCCGACAGTCTGCGGCTGTACGAGATGTTCATGGGCCCGCTGGAAGCGGTAAAGCCCTGGAACACGAAGAGCGTCGAGGGCGTGTACCGGTTCCTGACGCGGGCGTGGCGGCTGATCGTCGATGACGGCGAGGAGTTCAAGTTGCACGCGGCCGTCAAGGACGTGGAACCGGACCGCGACACGCTCCGGGTGCTGCACCGGACCATTCAGAAGGTGACCAAAGACACGGAGGGG from the Frigoriglobus tundricola genome contains:
- the leuS gene encoding leucine--tRNA ligase, which gives rise to MPSYQPADVERRWQQFWETNKTFRTPDPGDPAAAGKPKYYILDMFPYPSGAGLHVGHPEGYTATDILARYKRMAGFHVLHPMGWDAYGLPAEQYAVKMNVHPRITTRNNIDTFRRQIKSLGFSYDWDREVDTTDPNYFAWTQWIFLTIYDTWYDPIAKKGRPIADLPVPEDVRKLGAAATRKYQDGHRLAYQAEVPVNWCPAMGTVLANEEVIDGKSEVGGFPVERRPLRQWLMRITAYAERLLEDLEPLDWSHSIKEMQRNWIGKSEGAEVDFRLADGTESIRVFTTRPDTLYGATYMVLSPEHPLVAKITTPEHAAAVKAYQEAAARKSDFERTETAKKKTGVFTGAYAINPVHSESIPIWIADYVLATYGTGAIMAVPAHDERDFAFAKEFGLPIVTVVRPPDEWLAKTHSTVADLKEPFCDEGIAVNSGRLTGLPTADAKRAIAVTLESSGLGHRRVNYKLRDWLFSRQRYWGEPFPVLHGEDGGTVTLAPGSLPLVPPDLEDFKPTGTPEGPLSKATDWVHVSIGGKDYKRETNTMPQWAGSCWYFLRYIDPRNASAFADPAKLAYWLPVDLYVGGAEHAVLHLLYARFWHKVLFDRGYLPCPEPFQRLVNQGMILGEYEYHITPEVYAANKDKLAELNLVAVHVPKKEDDDKESYVLRAPGAGGTSVPLPDEMIEKRKGKTYLKATDIDLNGRAEKMSKSRGNVVNPDDIVTEYGADSLRLYEMFMGPLEAVKPWNTKSVEGVYRFLTRAWRLIVDDGEEFKLHAAVKDVEPDRDTLRVLHRTIQKVTKDTEGMSFNTAISAMMEFVNHVTKLEVRPRTVLDPFVLLLAPYAPHVAEELWAALGHKTTLAYEPWPAFDAALAAADEIDVPVQINGKLRTVLKVPAEIDDAALEAAALADEKVQESLVGKTIKKTIVKSKKLVNLVVG